The sequence ACACTAGCGTGATAGATAGAGAGCAGATAAAAGCAAACAGAAGTGTAGAGAGTCTTGTGCAGGTGCAACAGCCTTACAAGCTTGTAAACAGGGCGTTCCATCCGGAAGACACGATTATAGACGTAAACGGAAGCACAGTAGGCGGAAACAAGATAGCGATTATGGCGGGGCCTTGCTCGGTGGAGAGCGAAGAGCAGATACTCACCATAGCCAAGTCCATAAAAGAGACAGGGGCCACTTTCCTAAGAGGGGGCGCGTTCAAGCCTAGGACTTCACCTTACAGCTTCCAGGGAATGGGCGTAGAGGGGCTGGAGCTTCTAAAGCTTGCAAAGGCTGAAACAGGACTTCCTATAGTGAGCGAGATAATGTCAAACGAGTACCTAGACAGATTCATAGAAGACGTGGACGTGATACAGGTAGGGGCTAGAAATATGCAGAACTTCGAGCTGCTTAAAGAGCTTGGAAAGACTAACAAGCCGATACTCCTGAAGAGAGGCCTTTCTTCTACAATAGAGGAGCTGCTTATGTCTGCCGAGTATATAATGGCCGGAGGAAACAAGGACGTGATACTCTGCGAGAGGGGAATCAGGACTTTCGAGAACTTCACTAGAAACACACTAGACCTAAGCGCCATACCGGCGATCAAGAAGCTTTCGCATCTTCCTGTAATAGTGGACCCAAGCCACGCTGCTGGAATGTGGTGGATGGTAGAGCCTCTTTCAAAGGCAGCTGTAGCAGTTGGAGCAGACGGACTTATGATAGAGGTTCACAACAGCCCTGAGACGGCTAAATGCGACGGACAGCAGTCCATAACTCCTGAGAGATTCAAAGAGATAGTGGACAAGCTTAGAAAGATAGCGGAGATAGAGGGAAAAACTATATAGAGGTGATGCGCATGGACTTTAATGTGAAGATAGCGATAGTCGGACTTGGGCTTATAGGCGGGTCCTACGGATTGGCGCTGAAGCAGATGGGTTTTAAAGACGTCCGAGGAGCTGATATATCGAGCGAAGTGGTTGAAAAGGCGAAGCAGATGGGAGCCATAGACTGTGGCAGCACAAGGCTTGAAGATATTATCCCAGAAGCGGACCTGGTAGTATTCTCTGTATACCCGGAGCTTACTACAAGACTCATAGTGGATAATATGGACAGCTTCAAGAGCGGGGCGATTCTGACAGATGTGGCTGGGATAAAGGAAAAGCTGATAGCTGACATAGCACCACACCTGAGAGAGGATGTGGACTTCGTGGCCGGGCATCCCATGGCCGGAAAAGAGACAAGTGGAATAGAGTCGGCAGACCCCGGTATATTCATAGGGGCGAACTATATAATAACTCCTACAGAGCAGAACAAGAGAGAGAACATAGAGCTTGTAAAAGAGATAGTGAGGGGAATGGGCTTTAAAAACGTGGTAGAGACTAAGCCGTCCACGCACGACGAGAACATAGCCTATGTAAGCCAGCTTCCGCACATAGTGGCCGTGGGGATGGTCAACTGCAAAGACGTAGAAGACGTATCGCTATTTGCCGGCGGAAGCTACAGGGACACCACAAGGATAGCTAGGATAAACGCCGAGCTCTGGAGCGAGCTCTTTATAGAGAACAGGTCTCACCTTGTGGAGCAGATAGATCTCTTTCTAGATTACACAAAAAACATAAGGGATGCGATAGAAGCCGAAGACTCAGCGAGCCTCAAGGAGATGCTCAGAGAATCGCATAGCAGAAAAGGGGAGATAGTGGATGAAAAAGCTTAAAATAGACCTTCCAGAAAAGCAGTACGACATACTCATAGAGAAGGGCCTTAGAAGGCAATTTGGCTCAGAGATAAAAAAACTGTATACTAATAAAAAAATATTTATAATTACAGACCAGAACGTATATAATATATATGGAGAAGAGTTCGAGAAAGACTTGAAGTCGAATGGATTCGAGCCTTATTTCACAGTGGTGGAGCCGGGCGAGAAGAGCAAGTCCATAGCGGTGCTTGAGAGCGTATATGACTCACTGTTGGACAAGGAAATCACCAGGTCAGATATGATAGTTGCCCTTGGAGGCGGAGTAGTCGGGGACTTAACGGGCTTCGTGGCAGCAACGCTTCTAAGGGGAATAAGGTTTATGCAGATACCTACTTCGCTATTGGCGCAGATAGACAGCAGCGTAGGCGGGAAAGTGGCTGTAAACCTGGAAAAAGGCAAGAACCTTGTCGGCAACTTCTACCATCCGGACGCAGTGCTGATAGACCCTGAGATGCTGTTGACGCTTGAAAAGAGGTATTTCTACGACGGAATGGCCGAGGTCATAAAATACGGTTGCATCAAGAGCGAAGAGCTCTTCAGAATGCTTGAGTCATACGTGACGGAAGAGGAATTCTTCGACAACATAGATGATATAATATACAGATGCTGCGACATAAAGAGGGCCGTGGTGGAGGAAGATGAAAAAGACACTGGAAACAGGATGCTGCTGAACTTCGGGCACACTCTAGGGCACGCTGTAGAGAAATGCTTCGGATATGAAAAGTACACCCATGGAGAAGGCGTTGCAATAGGCATGTACAATATAACGCTTAGGAGCGAAGCGAAGGGCGAGACAGAGGCAGGAGTGGCTGAAAGCATAAAGTCGCTGCTTGTGAAGTACAAACTGCCATACGAGATGCCTGAGATGGACGAAGAGGAAGTGAAAAAGGCCATCGGGCTCGACAAGAAGAGCAGCAGCGGCAGCATAACGCTTATACTTGTAAAGAGGATAGGAGAGAGCTACCTTAAAAAGATAGCCAAAGAGGAGATAGTAGACTACATTTAAAACGATTGGGGGATTTAGCATGAAATCAGTCAAGATAAACCCTATGACTCTGGAAGGCGAGATAAACATACCGCCTTCTAAGAGCATGAGCCATAGAGCGATAATATGTGCAAGCCTTTCGCGCGGAGAGAGTCTGATACATAATATATCTTATTCGGACGATATAATAGCGACTATAGAGGGGATGAAGGCACTTGGAGTAGAGGTGTTGGAGGAGATTCTAGACCAAGACACAGGCACATACAGCCTCAGGATAAAGGGAGTGGAGGAGTTCAAGCTCCAGAGCGACTCTGTAAACTGCAAAGAATCTGGCTCGACCATAAGGTTTCTAATACCGATACTGATGCTTGCAGGAGAGAAGTTTAATATAACTGGAGAGGGAAGGCTTGTAGAGAGGCCACTTGACACCTATTACAGGATATTCGATCAGCAGGGTATAAAATATGCAAATACAGGAGGCATTCTGCCGCTTGAAATAGAGGGGTGCTTAAAGCCGGGCACTTTCAGCATAGAGGGCAATATAAGCTCCCAGTTTATAACTGGACTTCTGTTTACACTGCCTCTTTTGGACGGCGATTCAAGGATAGTCGTAACAGAGTCGGAGCTTGAGTCTAAGGGCTATGTGGATCTGACTATAGACATACTCAGAAAATTCGGCATAGAGATAGAGAACAGGGATTACAAGGAGTTTTTCATAAAGGGAAACCAGAGCTACGTAAGCCGCGAGTACAAGGTGGAAGGAGACTACTCTCAGGGCGCTTTCTGGATAGTGGCTGGACTGCTTGACGGAAAGATAGTATGCAACGACCTGGAAAAGTCTTCTCTTCAAGGCGACAAGGAAGTCGTGGAGATAGTAGAGAGAATGGGCGGAAATATATCGGTATCTGAAGACAGCATAACAGTGGAGAAGTCGGAGACTAGAGGGACTGTCATAGATGCTTCCCAGTGCCCAGACATAATACCTGTGCTCAGCGTACTGGCTGCGCTAAGCGAAGGAGAAACCAGAGTTATAAACGGAAAGAGACTCAGAATAAAAGAGTCGGACAGGATAACATCCACTAGAACGGAGCTTGAGAAGCTAGGAGCCGACATAAGAGAAGAAGGCGACGGGCTTGTGATAGTAGGAAAGCCTATGCTTGAAGGCGGAGCGGTGCTGGACAGCTGGAACGACCACAGAATAGCCATGGCCATGGGAGTGGCGTCCATAAGGTGCAAGAAGCCTGTAGAGATAACGAACAGCGGTTCTGTATCCAAGTCCTACCCTCACTTCTGGGAGGACTTCAAGAAACTAGGAGGTGTGGTAGATGAGCGGAATATGGGGTAGCAACTACAAGCTTTCAATCTTCGGGGAGTCACATGGAAAGGCCATAGGCATGGTTTTAAACGGGCTTCCGGTGGGGATAGAGCTCGACA is a genomic window of Andreesenia angusta containing:
- a CDS encoding prephenate dehydrogenase; its protein translation is MDFNVKIAIVGLGLIGGSYGLALKQMGFKDVRGADISSEVVEKAKQMGAIDCGSTRLEDIIPEADLVVFSVYPELTTRLIVDNMDSFKSGAILTDVAGIKEKLIADIAPHLREDVDFVAGHPMAGKETSGIESADPGIFIGANYIITPTEQNKRENIELVKEIVRGMGFKNVVETKPSTHDENIAYVSQLPHIVAVGMVNCKDVEDVSLFAGGSYRDTTRIARINAELWSELFIENRSHLVEQIDLFLDYTKNIRDAIEAEDSASLKEMLRESHSRKGEIVDEKA
- the aroB gene encoding 3-dehydroquinate synthase; translated protein: MKKLKIDLPEKQYDILIEKGLRRQFGSEIKKLYTNKKIFIITDQNVYNIYGEEFEKDLKSNGFEPYFTVVEPGEKSKSIAVLESVYDSLLDKEITRSDMIVALGGGVVGDLTGFVAATLLRGIRFMQIPTSLLAQIDSSVGGKVAVNLEKGKNLVGNFYHPDAVLIDPEMLLTLEKRYFYDGMAEVIKYGCIKSEELFRMLESYVTEEEFFDNIDDIIYRCCDIKRAVVEEDEKDTGNRMLLNFGHTLGHAVEKCFGYEKYTHGEGVAIGMYNITLRSEAKGETEAGVAESIKSLLVKYKLPYEMPEMDEEEVKKAIGLDKKSSSGSITLILVKRIGESYLKKIAKEEIVDYI
- the aroA gene encoding 3-phosphoshikimate 1-carboxyvinyltransferase, whose product is MKSVKINPMTLEGEINIPPSKSMSHRAIICASLSRGESLIHNISYSDDIIATIEGMKALGVEVLEEILDQDTGTYSLRIKGVEEFKLQSDSVNCKESGSTIRFLIPILMLAGEKFNITGEGRLVERPLDTYYRIFDQQGIKYANTGGILPLEIEGCLKPGTFSIEGNISSQFITGLLFTLPLLDGDSRIVVTESELESKGYVDLTIDILRKFGIEIENRDYKEFFIKGNQSYVSREYKVEGDYSQGAFWIVAGLLDGKIVCNDLEKSSLQGDKEVVEIVERMGGNISVSEDSITVEKSETRGTVIDASQCPDIIPVLSVLAALSEGETRVINGKRLRIKESDRITSTRTELEKLGADIREEGDGLVIVGKPMLEGGAVLDSWNDHRIAMAMGVASIRCKKPVEITNSGSVSKSYPHFWEDFKKLGGVVDERNMG
- the aroF gene encoding 3-deoxy-7-phosphoheptulonate synthase; this encodes MIIVLKENTSKEEKDKLIAKMTELGLRVHESEGSRHHLIGLVGDTSVIDREQIKANRSVESLVQVQQPYKLVNRAFHPEDTIIDVNGSTVGGNKIAIMAGPCSVESEEQILTIAKSIKETGATFLRGGAFKPRTSPYSFQGMGVEGLELLKLAKAETGLPIVSEIMSNEYLDRFIEDVDVIQVGARNMQNFELLKELGKTNKPILLKRGLSSTIEELLMSAEYIMAGGNKDVILCERGIRTFENFTRNTLDLSAIPAIKKLSHLPVIVDPSHAAGMWWMVEPLSKAAVAVGADGLMIEVHNSPETAKCDGQQSITPERFKEIVDKLRKIAEIEGKTI